Proteins encoded within one genomic window of Terriglobia bacterium:
- a CDS encoding outer membrane beta-barrel protein — protein sequence MKSITLASGLGLLMVGVLSAQETPRVAFNIGGGFTQGVGGSGRRLNTGWDFDGGLGFNFNPYIGLMGQFNFNQLDINRAELDALGFPGGDVSMWSVTLDPVVHTNPRGPVDVYFIGGGGLYHRRQEFTQPTTQFFTGFDPYFGFYPVAVPATQVLTSYSVNKPGVNGGMGISFGTKWHAKFYAEARYHRMFLGNDRHADILPVTFGIRW from the coding sequence ATGAAGAGTATTACACTCGCTTCGGGTCTGGGTCTTTTGATGGTCGGTGTATTGAGCGCGCAGGAAACTCCTCGAGTCGCCTTTAACATAGGTGGCGGATTCACTCAGGGAGTCGGCGGCTCCGGGCGGCGGTTGAACACGGGCTGGGATTTCGATGGCGGTCTGGGATTCAACTTCAATCCGTATATCGGATTGATGGGGCAATTCAACTTTAATCAGCTCGATATCAACAGAGCTGAACTGGACGCCCTCGGGTTTCCAGGTGGCGATGTCAGTATGTGGTCGGTGACGCTGGATCCGGTGGTTCACACCAACCCGCGCGGACCCGTCGATGTCTACTTCATCGGCGGCGGCGGATTGTATCATCGGCGGCAGGAATTCACGCAGCCCACCACGCAGTTTTTCACCGGCTTTGATCCGTACTTCGGATTCTATCCGGTGGCCGTCCCGGCCACTCAGGTACTCACGTCGTATTCGGTCAACAAGCCCGGCGTCAACGGCGGCATGGGAATTTCGTTCGGCACCAAATGGCACGCCAAATTCTACGCGGAAGCTCGCTATCATCGCATGTTCCTAGGCAACGACAGACATGCCGACATCCTTCCTGTGACATTCGGCATCCGCTGGTAA